One Acaryochloris thomasi RCC1774 genomic window, AACTGCGACCCTTGGGCATAACCAAAAGTGCCGAGTCCTCCAGCTAAAGTATGGGCTTCTTGTCGCGCCTGTTGATGGAGTTCTGTCGCTAACGAACCTTGCGTGAGGGCGGTGGCAGCCTGCTCTAAGATACCGACCTGCTGGTTAATCCGAGGCTGGAATTTGACCCAAACATCGGTGAGGGCGGCCTGTGGCTGTGGTTCAGCTTCTGGCATCACCTGTGGCTTGGCGGGTTCAGGAAGGGGCTTGAGGCGGTATCCAATCCCATAGACTGTTTCAATTAAGTCAGGGGGGGCACCCGCAGCCTTAAGCTTCTGCCGGAGCCCTTTAATGTGGGTGCGAACGGCTTCTTCTCCTGGCGTATCTTCGTAGGTCCACAGATGCTCTAAGACCATGCCACAGCTAAAGACGCGACGATTATTGCGCATCAATAGCTCTAGGAGTGCATATTCTTTGGGGGTTAGCGATAGCAGAACATCAGCATAGGTGACTTCACAGGCTTTGGGATCGAGCCGAATATTTTCCCATTCAAGGATGGGGGCTTCAGTGCCTTGGCTCCGACGCAGTAGGGCTCGCACCCGCGCCGTTAACTCTTCTGGATCAAAGGGCTTAACAACATAGTCGTCGGCTCCGGCATCTAGGCCCATGGCCTTGTCATGACCACTGTCTTTGCCTGTGAGCAATAAAATGGGAGTGGGGCAGCCTTGCGATCGCAACTGTCGACAGAGACTGACGCCATCTAGCCCTGGTAGCATCACGTCAGAAAGAATCAGATCGTACTCGAACGCCTCCACGAGATCTGCGACGGCTTGACCGTCTGCGACCTTCTCCACTGCATAATTCTGTTGGGTAAACAGGAGCTCAAGCGCTTTTGCATTCAGCTCATCATCTTCAACAATCAGAATCCTCATGCTCTCTCTCGTTAGGGTCTGGCGTGATGGGATCAGGTTCTAAACGACTCACGAAGTCATCTAGACATCTATTCATTCTTGCTAGGTCATTAAGACTTTTGTGAACAGTTCCGGCTCAAAAACAGACAGCAGAGACTCCATCATGCTGGCTCAAAGCTTTGGTAATCCTATGATAGCCTCAGGTCGCGATTCAGCTCTGATTAAGGCTTCCGGAATTGTGGATGCTTCACTGTCAAGCACTCGCAGTATTCCCCTGCTATGATCTGAAGTCATTTGTAATCACTCGACCAGGATGCAATGGATAGTAGGGACCTAGCAGATGCCTCCATAAGCGTGAGGCCAAGCAAAAGACAGGATTACTCAGCCGTTGCGTCGATCTATAACCAGGCGATCGCAACCGGCGGTATGACCTTCCATGAGCAGGAACTATCGGCAGGTTATATACAACGATGGGTGGAAGGATTTTGCGATCGCGAGTCTCTCTTAGTCCTTGTATACAACGATCAGATTTTGGGCTGGGGTGTTGTCAAACGCTATAGCGATCGCACAGGCTATCGATTTTGCTGTGAAACCTCAATTTATCTCGATAGTGCAGAAACAGGGAAAGGCTACGGCAGTATTTTGCAAAAGGCTTTGCTGCAGAAGGCGGTAGAGCTGAATTATCACCACGTTGTTCTCAAAATTGTGGCCTCCAATCAAGGCAGCATCCGCTTCCATGAACAATTTGGGTTTGAAACAGTTGGCATTCAAGAAGAGATCGGCTTCACACATGGTCGTTGGCATGACGTAGCAATCATGCAGCTCATTTTGCCTGCCCATTAGCCGACTGTGCACACAGGTCTTAGAAAGTAACATCACTTACCTGCGAATAAATTTCAGGCTTATTTGCCCCACCAATTTCAATGGGTTAGGACGTGCTTTCATCATCCCAACGGAGGCTCTTTATTAGAATGAGCTGAGCGCGAGTTTTCCTACGGGCTTATCACGGTAGCATGTGAGGATATAGCCGTTAGCCTCTAAAAACGACACTATCTATAAAGAGGTGAGGGCTATCCCGAGAGACACTTGGTATCAGACTGCTTGGATTATTGGGTTGCGTTGGCAAAGAACTTACCCTTTTTCATAAAGACAAAGCCAAATAAAGGCAAATCTCGAACAATTTGCCGCCAAACGAAGCGCTTTGGAGCAAAAGGAGAGTTCACAAAGAAAAGCGTTAACCAAAGACAATTACTCCAAAATGAGATTGACATCGTCAGTTGAGATGCAATATGAAAGCAGATCAACCCCAATCCCCACAATCGATGTAACGATGGCCGAAAGGATGCCCAGAGAGAGAAAAATTGCAGATAAATTGTACCGATCATCAACGGCCAAGCAATAAAATAGTGCTCGATTAGCCAAGTACCGAGATAGCTAGTCGCATCAGTCTGCACCAAACGGTTGGCAATCTGAAGCGGAAGAGCCTCAGGCATTAAAGTATGCACTTGGTTCCGTATTGCCTGGATCGGTATCTGAATAATTTTAAAGAAGCCGGACATAGTATAAGTCAACATAATCATTGACTGACAACCTGAAAAGACGATCAAAGTGGCTGCTCGTATCGCCTTCTCTGGCTTTTCCAAAAACCAGCCAGGAGGAAGGAATATCAGGATAAAACTGAGTAGAAGCTGTAAATGGCCTCCGTGATTAATTTTCCCAAATGAATTATCAAATGCCATGAACTCTAGCAATGCTAGAAAGATAAGAATCCGAGCCGTTCGCCAACGAGTAGCGGTCAATGCCAAAAAGCCACCTATGATGTAAAACCAAAAGATAAGTGTGATTCCAGAAGAAATATCAACGTAGTTCAGCCAGTAAACAGGCCAGAGAGGAACCAGATCTATTTTGTTTAAGTAGTCTGGCCAAAAACTAAGAGACTGAAGAGAGTAAAAAGCAACTAATGCATAAAAACAGCGAACAATGAATTGAACTGACAAAAACTTATGAGTCAAAGTAAAAGAAAGACTTTGATTTGAACGTCCCCCACTGAAGAACTTCACCAAGAGCTTTGCAGAACAATTCATTTCTATAAGCCACTCACAAAATAATCTAGATGCCTAACTTTTGATTCGCCAGACTTATATTTATCTACTGGGTTATAGGTTTCAGATATAAGCTCGTACTTAACTTCACCCTTCAAGTAATTCTTCTCAAAGAGATTTTGAAATCGTTCAAAGCCAGCACTGTCGTCTTTTAGATAAGATTTCCCCATTTTCTGAATTACGACTACTGCATTGATATCTCTGCTGGGGGCAATAGAGTCGGGAGCTTTGTTGAAAGTAACAGGAGGATGAATTCCTTTGCCATTATGTTCATAGACAATCACATCAAACTTCCTTTGGCTAGGCTGAGGAATTGTTGAAAAAAGAGACCAGCTAAAAATCGGGAATATCTCAGTAGCCCCTCTTTCCCGACCTGACTTCCAGGCGACTAAGCCCACCAAAAAATAAAAAGCAATACAAAAAGTTATTCCGGTTTGCAAATGTCTTATGTGATTTTTCGCCATTTTTTATGCATTTTACATTTATTTTTACAGATGCATTGGACCTCTCGTGAGTATCTCCTAATTTTGCAGCATGAATTCAAGCTCATACAGATAGTTGTCAGAACTATCTTGAATTTATAGTGGATGATTTGTCTTTTTCGTTGCCTCCACAATGGCTATTGAGATACGGATTGTTTTAGTGCAAACTCCCTATGATTTTAAAGCTCTCTCAAAGAAAATCTACAAAGAGGTTGGAAATTAAAAAATAAATAATCAAGCCTTTCCTTCCCCTCTTCAGAAAGAGGAAATCTATTGTGGATTATTTGAGAAGCTGAGTTGAGTTCTGTCGGATAGGCAACTGATAGCACCTATAAATCTCCTCTGACACCTGTGCCTTACTCATAAAACCGTAAATCAATTTCCAGCCTATATTTTCAATGCATGGGATTAAAAAAATACCCTACATATCTCACTAATAATAGCTTCTGGGAGTAGGTTCCTCTTTTCCATAAACCATAGACCGTTGTGAGTGTTACATCATTTAGAACATGTTTGGGAAATAGATGATGTGCGCTAACCCTCTTTTTCGGTTGCACCAGCTCTCAACGAAGAACTATCTTTTAAGAGACAAAAATCCTTAAAGCCTTTTGTACAGAGAGTTTTAAAAGCTTGTGCATAATGTATCGCCCAGTGTGGAGCTAGGGGATGAAAGGTGAGTCTGTAATATTGGGATTGAGGCTCTAAAGTGAACTTGGCATACCTACTTACTACCAACCTTTTAATCAGGACAGTATTCGATTTGAATATAGCCCTATTACAACAGCACCTCTCCCAGCACCTCCAGCAACTTGTGCGGGAGCGAGACCCGTTCTTAGGGCAGGCAGGTCACTATTTTGTGCGAGAGTACATCCGTCAAGAGCTCGCAAACTTTGGCGAGGTAGAGACACATTCATCTAAATGGCAAGGCAAAACTTATGAAAATCTGATTCTGAATATAGGGCGACGCGCAGGAGGCAAGAAAGCAGCACCGATTTTGATCGGCGCCCATTACGATACCGTTCCCGGATCTCCAGGGGCTGACGATAACGCTACAGGAATCGCCGTATTGCTGGAGCTAGCCCGCTACTTTAGTCAGACAGCAGCAAAGTATCCAATTCGTCTAGTTGCATTTGATCTCGAAGAGTATGGCTGGGGCGGCAGCCTACCCTATGCAACATTGCTTCGAGAGAGAGGCGAAAAGCTGCGGCTAATGCTGTCACTAGAGTCGCTGGGATACTGCAGCGACACCCCTGGGTCACAAACTTACCCCGCAAAATTTCTAGAGTTTATCTATCCTTCTCAGGGCAACTTTATTGCTTTAATCGGCAATCTAGAGGCAGCCGGCGACATGCTGAGTATCAGCCGCAAGATGAAAGAGAAAGTTCCTTGCCAATGGCTACCAGTCCCTCTAAAAGGGAAAATTCTGCCGGACATGCGACGCAGCGATCACGCACCGTTTTGGGATCTGGGCTATCGCGCGATGATGGTCACCGACACCGCAGATGCAAGGAACCCAAATTATCACACCGCGAAGGATACTATTAAGACCCTCGACCTAGATTTTCTCGCGAATGTCTATCAAGGCTTGGTGCGGGTAATTGAAACGCTGTCATAAACCGTGCCGAAGCATTCATCACAGGGAAATTCTTCTGACGATAAATGGACTGATCCGCAACCTTCACTCGTGAAATCTACTCAGATCTCGGCAGCGTTCGGCACTGAGCTTCATTGCGCAGGAGATGATCGCAGAGCACTAACGCCACCATTGCCTCCACCATCGGCACTGCTCTGGGCAAGACACAGGGATCATGGCGTCCCTTTGCGGCCAGCGTTGTCTCTTCACCTGCCTGATTAACCGTTTTCTGGGATTTGCCAATGGTTGCCGTGGGCTTAAACGCAGCCCGCAGCACGATATTCTCTCCGTTGGAGATTCCGCCTTGAATGCCGCCAGAGCGATTAGTCACCGTCCGGATGCGGCCTGTCTCGTCGGTGTAGAACTCATCATTATGCTCAATTCCCGTTAGCCGTGTTCCCGCAAATCCTGACCCAATCTCGAACCCTTTACTAGCCGGTAGCGACATAACACCTTTGGCAAGATCGGCTTCTAGCTTATCGAACACCGGGCTTCCCAGACCGATGGGAACCTGACGAGCTACGCATTCAACAACGCCCCCCAAAGAGTTTGCATCTTTGCGAGCCTGATCGATAATTTCGATCATTTGCTCAGCGGCCTCTGCGTTAGGACAGCGAAGGATATTGCTTTCTACAGCTTCGAGGGTGACCTGCTCGGGATCAATCTCAGCTTCAAGGTCTTTGATGCGTTTGACGTAGCCGATGATTTCGACGCCTGCAATTTGGGCAAGAATTTTTTTCGCGATCGCACCTGCTGCCACCCGACCAATGGTCTCCCGAGCCGAGGAGCGCCCACCGCCTTGCCAGTTGCGCACCCCATATTTCGCGTCATAGGTGGCATCTGCATGAGATGGGCGATAAACCTGGGCCATCTCACTGTAGTCTTGGGGGCGCGTATTCTTGTTGCGGACCAAAATTGTGATCGGCGTACCGAGCGTCTGCCCCTGAAATACACCCGAGACAATCTCGCAGGTGTCGGCCTCTTTGCGAGGCGTGGTGATTCGGCTCTGCCCCGGACGTCGCCGGTCGAGTTCAACTTGAATTTCGGCTTCAGAAATCGCGAGCATGGGCGGACATCCGTCAATCACCACACCGACGCCGCCGCCGTGGGATTCACCAAACGTCGTAATCCGAAACAGATGTCCAAATGTATTGCCCATAGTCTTCGGCTAATCTTTCAAAAATGAGGGGTGATCTAGTTGCGTCACGATTGTCCCACATCTTCTTCGATAGCTTGTGGTCTAGGACCGAGTATCTTGGTAGCGCTCAGCAACAACCCTGTCTATCTGCTGCGGCGTAAAGTCTGTCAGCTCTGATATCCAATGCTTAACAGCCTCTTTTGATAAATGGGTTTCTGCAAGATTAGTCGTGTCTAAAGTAGGTGTATAAGGTGGCATGATTAATATCAATCCAAATCACATCAAACGACGGCATAAATTAGAAATTTGTATAGCGACCTAATATCAGGTGCCTCAGGCTGTACCTGAGTATCTGAGCAGCTACTATGCAAAGCTAGCGGCCAAACAAAATGTACAAGACGGAGCTGACAACCTGGTGTTCCCGTACCCCCCCGGAACAGAACAAGTTAGTAAAGCTGATGTCTGATTCCTGCAAGCCAGGAATCTAAAGGACCTATGCAAGGATCCCTTATCGGTTATCTTTCGAGAAATTTTAACTTCTCTTATGAAGCAGAAAGTTCTCTACCCCTAACGAAGTCGAAGTTCTTTAGAAGCTTCAATGCTTATCCCCCACGACAAACAGATGATCGCTTCAATCAACCTCTTAGGCATTCATCTTACTCGAGATATTGGTGAGTGGCTAGGGCCAATAACTAAACATCATATGAATTTGAACATTCCATTAGGATGTCCCATTCATTCCCACCCTCCATAGATAGTGCTTATTGATCTGATTAATGAACTTATCAGTCTCTGCACGGCAATTTATGCAACGTGGCCTCCTGCGCTATTGATTAGTCCCTTAGCTTCAGATTAGGCTGGCTGACTCAGACAGTGAGAGAGATAGTTGGCAGTTGCCTCCACCAGTGTCATGACTTTGTCATAGGCCATGCGTGTCGGCCCTAAAATGCCCACGCTCCCGACGGGCGTCTTGCCTTTTTGGTAGGTTTTTGAAACCAGCGTGCAGCTTTGGATGGAGGTCAAGGGATTTTCTGAGCCAATCCGAACGCTAATTTTGTCATGGGCAAAGTCTGCGTGAGCGGCATCTGCAGCACCAGAGCGGTGTTGAGACCATTCACAGATCAGGGGCCATAGCTGATCCTGCTTTTCTTCAAGTAGATGAATCAAAGGATGGGCCTGCTGCAGCTCTGAAAATTCGGGCTGGCGCAAGACTTCAGCAAACCCACCCACCAGAATGGGATTAGGAGAGGCAGCATGGGCGCGCTGAATTAAGTCAGAGAGCAGTGTCTGCAGGACGTGGGTATAGCTTTGAAACTCACGACCCAGTTCTTGCCAATCCAAAGCCGCCAGCTCATGAAGCGATCGCCCTGGCAGTTGGT contains:
- the aroC gene encoding chorismate synthase, translating into MGNTFGHLFRITTFGESHGGGVGVVIDGCPPMLAISEAEIQVELDRRRPGQSRITTPRKEADTCEIVSGVFQGQTLGTPITILVRNKNTRPQDYSEMAQVYRPSHADATYDAKYGVRNWQGGGRSSARETIGRVAAGAIAKKILAQIAGVEIIGYVKRIKDLEAEIDPEQVTLEAVESNILRCPNAEAAEQMIEIIDQARKDANSLGGVVECVARQVPIGLGSPVFDKLEADLAKGVMSLPASKGFEIGSGFAGTRLTGIEHNDEFYTDETGRIRTVTNRSGGIQGGISNGENIVLRAAFKPTATIGKSQKTVNQAGEETTLAAKGRHDPCVLPRAVPMVEAMVALVLCDHLLRNEAQCRTLPRSE
- a CDS encoding M28 family peptidase — encoded protein: MNIALLQQHLSQHLQQLVRERDPFLGQAGHYFVREYIRQELANFGEVETHSSKWQGKTYENLILNIGRRAGGKKAAPILIGAHYDTVPGSPGADDNATGIAVLLELARYFSQTAAKYPIRLVAFDLEEYGWGGSLPYATLLRERGEKLRLMLSLESLGYCSDTPGSQTYPAKFLEFIYPSQGNFIALIGNLEAAGDMLSISRKMKEKVPCQWLPVPLKGKILPDMRRSDHAPFWDLGYRAMMVTDTADARNPNYHTAKDTIKTLDLDFLANVYQGLVRVIETLS
- a CDS encoding GNAT family N-acetyltransferase produces the protein MRPSKRQDYSAVASIYNQAIATGGMTFHEQELSAGYIQRWVEGFCDRESLLVLVYNDQILGWGVVKRYSDRTGYRFCCETSIYLDSAETGKGYGSILQKALLQKAVELNYHHVVLKIVASNQGSIRFHEQFGFETVGIQEEIGFTHGRWHDVAIMQLILPAH